From a region of the Falco cherrug isolate bFalChe1 chromosome 9, bFalChe1.pri, whole genome shotgun sequence genome:
- the PPP1R26 gene encoding protein phosphatase 1 regulatory subunit 26 isoform X2, translating to MFLMNASPLVALQTKWESFGPARNCRYPVCFSESEGDVTRTSVSAKVQMIINNLQSQESPLGMNNEYDCIMQKKQKGEKGTSNRVASSTALLQKRPQYTKCGCPADSDDTEVEENVGFGTLLLDSDSDDSVDRGIEEAIQEYLKAKSRSDQSLQRSAERSENLSRDKRFKREFSQNKMASNLLPVKFKAEMLSEEYLSDHLGIGKRLQPASPQSISSDDSFEQSIQAEIVQFLNEKKQQEISKCVTEEDKKDSHARSVLKCNKETTNKTNCGALKQGCNALLLRHHAKLQKTSTQSKCLQSKIQAEPSDFSQVNQAYLEMATASQPWLVEQNEESGANYWETRRVLINESVHASDSSSDDGIEEAIQLYQLEKIRKEAGHTTDCVPLQREQFDTKGMADISASLTISSTKSASPEIHKSPTGNKRKEINSKSTELESTSNEFNNLFKPLKKARHFALPENKIAACELTLQASCRADTSAELMCAEAILDISKTIMPSQMGSDNKSLTADYSFSPQLLSSSHCESDSSLVDSDDSIEQEIRAFLALKAQSENLGTKPPSLSHSIQMPLPSDQNSLTGTLEPSLPKTLKLSLSRKRRLKREGRIAKQGASKPPEQLDIGLFQPGSYSGFPVLREECALSSPTELCDAQRLSSKETRQQQQLMSSKLTGSDGRCVALDSVNPFVQVQSSAPKLMKNTIQTQERDGSNDESSSLDSDEDLDSAIKDLLRSKRKLKKKAKDQKSQCKKRVRFSETETQLLDEFSSLQQNEWKCKNPMLLKSCLSKPRKAVKENAVRNPPDNINVKCTSEKPETMKNLEFNLQLKKGYKPKPVSNQNNLHVAKNRKGTFTAVSDADDSSSVDSDDSIEQEIRKFLAEKAKDSASNPEIQKDDTTLDLLRVTKQTANKGKAKQQPVENEIDLMLAQSKKSGVSQQTDELKNSLRTEGKSAMLQGSGKSASSAENVNLHTTGQSKAKQGVVGVKGIAAGELAGNATGKKDVPHTESVQKTLPPKTSKNEGCKVRKVINAKSRSKRKNTFHLKISSKFIAGLKYARDRKKSMLLNKRQKAERLLAQSGALGTEVASQDTDMINQGKEAPLPKGELSGESTTAIKESNFSQKLTVEVSSTQVAETCESLATAPLCIEEEAEGSRKASASGDQSDSHSSLPLQEQSVAAVKADKVCRGTSKAENTEMWIEEGDTHKDSWADSGLGPPCPEHSTVVVKVDKVSRDASQQSIHTCSKGDNNQQDKRPDPSSGCPLQELNVTAVAADKTSGGACADNGVQMCIKKEEVICQDSDRQEEIQVSSSSLEGKMPVLQNRETACEVDQGQEVSDKTCAEFTDLPAGDCPDSLLKRKVSNMML from the exons ATGTTCCTTATGAATGCTTCTCCTCTGGTAGCTCTTCAGACAAAATGGGAGTCCTTTGGACCAGCAAGGAATTGTAGATACCCCGTTTGCTTCTCTGAATCCGAAGGGGACGTCACTAGAACCTCTGTAAGTGCGAAAGTTCAGATGATCATAAACAACCTGCAAAGTCAAGAGTCTCCCCTGGGTATGAACAATGAGTATGATTGTATtatgcagaagaaacaaaagggtGAAAAGGGCACTAGTAACAGGGTCGCATCTAGCACCGCATTGCTACAGAAGCGTCCTCAGTATACCAAGTGTGGATGCCCTGCTGATTCAGATGACACTGAAGTGGAAGAGAACGTGGGGTTTGGGACTCTCTTGCTTGATTCTGATAGTGACGATTCTGTTGACCGAGGTATAGAGGAAGCTATTCAAGAGTACTTgaaagcaaagagcagaagTGACCAGTCATTGCAAAGGAGTGCAGAGCGTTCTGAAAATTTAAGCAGAGACAAAAGGTTTAAGAGAGAATTCTCACAGAACAAAATGGCTAGTAACCTGCTCCCCGTGAAATTTAAAGCTGAGATGCTCTCTGAAGAGTACCTGTCTGACCACCTGGGAATTGGTAAAAGGCTACAACCTGCTTCCCCTCAGAGCATTAGTAGCGATGACTCTTTTGAACAGAGCATACAGGCTGAAATAGTGCAGTTCTTGAATgagaagaagcagcaagaaattAGTAAGTGTGTAACTGAGGAGGATAAAAAAGATTCCCATGCCAGATCTGTCCTAAAATGcaacaaagaaacaacaaacaaaacaaactgtgGTGCTCTAAAGCAAGGTTGTAACGCACTCCTCTTGAGACACCATGCCAAGCTACAGAAAACCAGCACACAGTCCAAGTGTTTGCAGTCCAAAATCCAGGCAGAGCCTAGTGATTTCAGCCAAGTGAACCAAGCGTATCTGGAAATGGCcactgccagccagccctggtTAGTAGagcaaaatgaagaaagtgGAGCTAATTACTGGGAGACAAGAAGAGTGCTTATCAACGAGAGCGTGCACGCATCTGACTCAAGTAGCGATGATGGCATTGAAGAAGCCATTCAGCTTTATCAGCTGGAGAAAATCAGGAAGGAGGCAGGTCATACAACAGACTGTGTCCCTTTGCAGAGGGAACAATTTGATACAAAGGGGATGGCAGACATTTCTGCGAGCCTGACAATTAGCTCAACAAAAAGTGCCTCACCAGAAATTCATAAAAGCCCTACAGGcaacaagaggaaagaaattaacTCAAAGTCAACAGAATTAGAAAGCACCAGCAATGAATTTAACAATCTGtttaaaccactgaaaaaagccagACATTTTGCACTTCCAGAAAACAAGATTGCTGCTTGTGAGCTCACATTGCAGGCCTCTTGCAGAGCAGACACATCTGCAGAACTCATGTGTGCAGAAGCTATCCTTGATATTTCCAAAACAATCATGCCATCCCAAATGGGAAGTGACAACAAATCACTCACTGCAGACTActccttttctccccagctTCTCTCGTCCTCCCATTGTGAAAGTGACAGCAGCCTTGTGGACAGCGATGACAGTATCGAGCAAGAAATCAGGGCTTTTTTGGCTCTGAAAGCACAGTCAGAAAACCTTGGAACAAAGCCTCCCAGCCTGTCACACTCAATCCAGATGCCTTTGCCTTCCGATCAAAACAGCCTCACTGGTACccttgagccttctcttcccaaAACACTGAAGCTATCACTGAGTCGTAAAAGGAGACTTAAAAGGGAAGGCAGAATAGCGAAACAAGGGGCATCAAAACCACCTGAGCAGCTGGACATAGGACTTTTCCAGCCAGGTAGCTACTCAGGATTTCCTGTGCTCCGAGAGGAGTGTGCCCTGAGCAGCCCCACAGAACTCTGTGATGCTCAGAGGCTCAGCAGTAAAgaaaccaggcagcagcagcagctgatgtcTTCCAAACTAACTGGATCTGATGGCAGATGTGTGGCCTTGGACTCCGTAAATCCTTTCGTGCAGGTTCAGAGTAGTGCGCCAAAGCTCATGAAAAATACCATCCAAACACAAGAGAGGGATGGTTCGAATGATGAGAGCAGTTCTCTGGATAGCGATGAGGACCTTGATAGTGCTATCAAGGACCTTTTACGgtctaaaagaaaattaaagaagaaGGCCAAGGACCAGAAATCTCAGTGCAAGAAGAGAGTCAGGTTTAGCGAGACGGAAACTCAGCTGCTAGATGAATTTAGTAGCCTCCAACAAAACGAGTGGAAATGTAAAAATCCCATGCTACTGAAAAGCTGCCTCTCAAAACCTAGAAAAGCTGTGAAAGAGAATGCAGTCAGAAATCCTCCAGACAACATAAATGTCAAATGTACCAGTGAAAAACCGGAAACCATGAAGAACTTAGAGTTTAACTTACAACTTAAAAAAGGGTATAAACCTAAACCAGTCTCAAACCAGAATAACCTGCACGTagctaaaaatagaaaaggtaCTTTCACAGCTGTGTCAGATGCTGATGACAGCAGTTCAGTGGACAGTGATGACAGCATCGAACAGGAAATTAGGAAGTTTTTGGCAGAAAAGGCTAAAGACTCTGCAAGCAATCCAGAGATACAAAAAGATGATACAACTCTGGACTTACTGAGAGTGACCAAACAAACTGctaataaaggaaaagcaaagcaacagcCGGTTGAAAATGAGATTGACCTCATGCTGGCTCAGAGTAAAAAGTCTGGGGTGTCTCAGCAAACTGATGAGTTGAAGAACTCTCTgagaacagaagggaaaagtGCAATGTTACAAGGCAGTGGGAAATCTGCTTCCTCTGCAGAGAATGTTAATCTTCATACTACTGGTCAGTCGAAAGCTAAGCAAGGAGTGGTGGGGGTTAAAGGTATTGCTGCTGGTGAGTTAGCTGGAAATGCAACAGGTAAAAAGGATGTCCCTCATACAGAGTCAGTGCAGAAAACGCTTCCAcctaaaaccagcaaaaatgaAGGTTGTAAAGTACGAAAAGTAATCAATGCAAAGTCTAGATCTAAAAGAAAGAATACCTTTCACCTAAAAATTTCGAGTAAATTTATTGCAGGTCTAAAATATGCTCGGGACAGGAAGAAGTCCATGCTTTTgaacaaaaggcagaaagcagagcGTTTGCTCGCCCAGAGCGGTGCATTAGGGACAGAGGTTGCTTCACAGGATACAGACATGATTAACCAGGGAAAAGAAGCCCCCTTGCCGAAAGGCGAACTTAGTGGGGAGAGTACGACAGCAATAAAAGAATCTAACTTCTCTCAGAAGCTCACTGTGGAAGTGTCAAGTACCCAGGTAGCAGAAACTTGTGAAAGCCTGGCGACTGCTCCTTTGTGTATCGAAGAGGAAGCAGAGGGTTCCAGAAAGGCTAGCGCTTCAGGAGACCAGTCAGACTCACATTCGAGTCTCCCCTTGCAGGAACAGAGCGTGGCAGCAGTAAAAGCAGATAAGGTTTGCAGAGGAACATCCAAAGCTGAGAACACAGAGATGTGGATCGAGGAAGGAGATACCCACAAAGATAGCTGGGCTGATTCAGGTTTAGGTCCCCCATGCCCTGAACACAGTACAGTAGTGGTAAAAGTGGATAAAGTTAGCAGAGACGCATCTCAGCAAAGTATACACACGTGCAGTAAGGGAGACAATAACCAGCAGGACAAGAGGCCAGATCCAAGTTCAGGTTGCCCACTGCAGGAACTAAATGTGACCGCAGTAGCAGCGGATAAAACTAGTGGAGGAGCATGTGCAGATAACGGTGTGCAGATGTGCATTAAGAAGGAGGAAGTTATCTGCCAGGACAGTGACAGGCAGGAAGAAATTCAGGTCTCCAGCTCCagtttggaaggaaaaatgcCTGTCCTGCAGAATAGGGAAACTGCTTGTGAAGTGGACCAAGGGCAGGAAGTTTCAGACAAAACCTGTGCAGAATTTACTGACCTACCTGCAGGGGACTGCCCAGATTCCCTCTTGAAAAGAAAGGTTTCAAATAT GATGCTGTAG
- the PPP1R26 gene encoding protein phosphatase 1 regulatory subunit 26 isoform X1, translating into MFLMNASPLVALQTKWESFGPARNCRYPVCFSESEGDVTRTSVSAKVQMIINNLQSQESPLGMNNEYDCIMQKKQKGEKGTSNRVASSTALLQKRPQYTKCGCPADSDDTEVEENVGFGTLLLDSDSDDSVDRGIEEAIQEYLKAKSRSDQSLQRSAERSENLSRDKRFKREFSQNKMASNLLPVKFKAEMLSEEYLSDHLGIGKRLQPASPQSISSDDSFEQSIQAEIVQFLNEKKQQEISKCVTEEDKKDSHARSVLKCNKETTNKTNCGALKQGCNALLLRHHAKLQKTSTQSKCLQSKIQAEPSDFSQVNQAYLEMATASQPWLVEQNEESGANYWETRRVLINESVHASDSSSDDGIEEAIQLYQLEKIRKEAGHTTDCVPLQREQFDTKGMADISASLTISSTKSASPEIHKSPTGNKRKEINSKSTELESTSNEFNNLFKPLKKARHFALPENKIAACELTLQASCRADTSAELMCAEAILDISKTIMPSQMGSDNKSLTADYSFSPQLLSSSHCESDSSLVDSDDSIEQEIRAFLALKAQSENLGTKPPSLSHSIQMPLPSDQNSLTGTLEPSLPKTLKLSLSRKRRLKREGRIAKQGASKPPEQLDIGLFQPGSYSGFPVLREECALSSPTELCDAQRLSSKETRQQQQLMSSKLTGSDGRCVALDSVNPFVQVQSSAPKLMKNTIQTQERDGSNDESSSLDSDEDLDSAIKDLLRSKRKLKKKAKDQKSQCKKRVRFSETETQLLDEFSSLQQNEWKCKNPMLLKSCLSKPRKAVKENAVRNPPDNINVKCTSEKPETMKNLEFNLQLKKGYKPKPVSNQNNLHVAKNRKGTFTAVSDADDSSSVDSDDSIEQEIRKFLAEKAKDSASNPEIQKDDTTLDLLRVTKQTANKGKAKQQPVENEIDLMLAQSKKSGVSQQTDELKNSLRTEGKSAMLQGSGKSASSAENVNLHTTGQSKAKQGVVGVKGIAAGELAGNATGKKDVPHTESVQKTLPPKTSKNEGCKVRKVINAKSRSKRKNTFHLKISSKFIAGLKYARDRKKSMLLNKRQKAERLLAQSGALGTEVASQDTDMINQGKEAPLPKGELSGESTTAIKESNFSQKLTVEVSSTQVAETCESLATAPLCIEEEAEGSRKASASGDQSDSHSSLPLQEQSVAAVKADKVCRGTSKAENTEMWIEEGDTHKDSWADSGLGPPCPEHSTVVVKVDKVSRDASQQSIHTCSKGDNNQQDKRPDPSSGCPLQELNVTAVAADKTSGGACADNGVQMCIKKEEVICQDSDRQEEIQVSSSSLEGKMPVLQNRETACEVDQGQEVSDKTCAEFTDLPAGDCPDSLLKRKVSNMACISTGCCSYCR; encoded by the exons ATGTTCCTTATGAATGCTTCTCCTCTGGTAGCTCTTCAGACAAAATGGGAGTCCTTTGGACCAGCAAGGAATTGTAGATACCCCGTTTGCTTCTCTGAATCCGAAGGGGACGTCACTAGAACCTCTGTAAGTGCGAAAGTTCAGATGATCATAAACAACCTGCAAAGTCAAGAGTCTCCCCTGGGTATGAACAATGAGTATGATTGTATtatgcagaagaaacaaaagggtGAAAAGGGCACTAGTAACAGGGTCGCATCTAGCACCGCATTGCTACAGAAGCGTCCTCAGTATACCAAGTGTGGATGCCCTGCTGATTCAGATGACACTGAAGTGGAAGAGAACGTGGGGTTTGGGACTCTCTTGCTTGATTCTGATAGTGACGATTCTGTTGACCGAGGTATAGAGGAAGCTATTCAAGAGTACTTgaaagcaaagagcagaagTGACCAGTCATTGCAAAGGAGTGCAGAGCGTTCTGAAAATTTAAGCAGAGACAAAAGGTTTAAGAGAGAATTCTCACAGAACAAAATGGCTAGTAACCTGCTCCCCGTGAAATTTAAAGCTGAGATGCTCTCTGAAGAGTACCTGTCTGACCACCTGGGAATTGGTAAAAGGCTACAACCTGCTTCCCCTCAGAGCATTAGTAGCGATGACTCTTTTGAACAGAGCATACAGGCTGAAATAGTGCAGTTCTTGAATgagaagaagcagcaagaaattAGTAAGTGTGTAACTGAGGAGGATAAAAAAGATTCCCATGCCAGATCTGTCCTAAAATGcaacaaagaaacaacaaacaaaacaaactgtgGTGCTCTAAAGCAAGGTTGTAACGCACTCCTCTTGAGACACCATGCCAAGCTACAGAAAACCAGCACACAGTCCAAGTGTTTGCAGTCCAAAATCCAGGCAGAGCCTAGTGATTTCAGCCAAGTGAACCAAGCGTATCTGGAAATGGCcactgccagccagccctggtTAGTAGagcaaaatgaagaaagtgGAGCTAATTACTGGGAGACAAGAAGAGTGCTTATCAACGAGAGCGTGCACGCATCTGACTCAAGTAGCGATGATGGCATTGAAGAAGCCATTCAGCTTTATCAGCTGGAGAAAATCAGGAAGGAGGCAGGTCATACAACAGACTGTGTCCCTTTGCAGAGGGAACAATTTGATACAAAGGGGATGGCAGACATTTCTGCGAGCCTGACAATTAGCTCAACAAAAAGTGCCTCACCAGAAATTCATAAAAGCCCTACAGGcaacaagaggaaagaaattaacTCAAAGTCAACAGAATTAGAAAGCACCAGCAATGAATTTAACAATCTGtttaaaccactgaaaaaagccagACATTTTGCACTTCCAGAAAACAAGATTGCTGCTTGTGAGCTCACATTGCAGGCCTCTTGCAGAGCAGACACATCTGCAGAACTCATGTGTGCAGAAGCTATCCTTGATATTTCCAAAACAATCATGCCATCCCAAATGGGAAGTGACAACAAATCACTCACTGCAGACTActccttttctccccagctTCTCTCGTCCTCCCATTGTGAAAGTGACAGCAGCCTTGTGGACAGCGATGACAGTATCGAGCAAGAAATCAGGGCTTTTTTGGCTCTGAAAGCACAGTCAGAAAACCTTGGAACAAAGCCTCCCAGCCTGTCACACTCAATCCAGATGCCTTTGCCTTCCGATCAAAACAGCCTCACTGGTACccttgagccttctcttcccaaAACACTGAAGCTATCACTGAGTCGTAAAAGGAGACTTAAAAGGGAAGGCAGAATAGCGAAACAAGGGGCATCAAAACCACCTGAGCAGCTGGACATAGGACTTTTCCAGCCAGGTAGCTACTCAGGATTTCCTGTGCTCCGAGAGGAGTGTGCCCTGAGCAGCCCCACAGAACTCTGTGATGCTCAGAGGCTCAGCAGTAAAgaaaccaggcagcagcagcagctgatgtcTTCCAAACTAACTGGATCTGATGGCAGATGTGTGGCCTTGGACTCCGTAAATCCTTTCGTGCAGGTTCAGAGTAGTGCGCCAAAGCTCATGAAAAATACCATCCAAACACAAGAGAGGGATGGTTCGAATGATGAGAGCAGTTCTCTGGATAGCGATGAGGACCTTGATAGTGCTATCAAGGACCTTTTACGgtctaaaagaaaattaaagaagaaGGCCAAGGACCAGAAATCTCAGTGCAAGAAGAGAGTCAGGTTTAGCGAGACGGAAACTCAGCTGCTAGATGAATTTAGTAGCCTCCAACAAAACGAGTGGAAATGTAAAAATCCCATGCTACTGAAAAGCTGCCTCTCAAAACCTAGAAAAGCTGTGAAAGAGAATGCAGTCAGAAATCCTCCAGACAACATAAATGTCAAATGTACCAGTGAAAAACCGGAAACCATGAAGAACTTAGAGTTTAACTTACAACTTAAAAAAGGGTATAAACCTAAACCAGTCTCAAACCAGAATAACCTGCACGTagctaaaaatagaaaaggtaCTTTCACAGCTGTGTCAGATGCTGATGACAGCAGTTCAGTGGACAGTGATGACAGCATCGAACAGGAAATTAGGAAGTTTTTGGCAGAAAAGGCTAAAGACTCTGCAAGCAATCCAGAGATACAAAAAGATGATACAACTCTGGACTTACTGAGAGTGACCAAACAAACTGctaataaaggaaaagcaaagcaacagcCGGTTGAAAATGAGATTGACCTCATGCTGGCTCAGAGTAAAAAGTCTGGGGTGTCTCAGCAAACTGATGAGTTGAAGAACTCTCTgagaacagaagggaaaagtGCAATGTTACAAGGCAGTGGGAAATCTGCTTCCTCTGCAGAGAATGTTAATCTTCATACTACTGGTCAGTCGAAAGCTAAGCAAGGAGTGGTGGGGGTTAAAGGTATTGCTGCTGGTGAGTTAGCTGGAAATGCAACAGGTAAAAAGGATGTCCCTCATACAGAGTCAGTGCAGAAAACGCTTCCAcctaaaaccagcaaaaatgaAGGTTGTAAAGTACGAAAAGTAATCAATGCAAAGTCTAGATCTAAAAGAAAGAATACCTTTCACCTAAAAATTTCGAGTAAATTTATTGCAGGTCTAAAATATGCTCGGGACAGGAAGAAGTCCATGCTTTTgaacaaaaggcagaaagcagagcGTTTGCTCGCCCAGAGCGGTGCATTAGGGACAGAGGTTGCTTCACAGGATACAGACATGATTAACCAGGGAAAAGAAGCCCCCTTGCCGAAAGGCGAACTTAGTGGGGAGAGTACGACAGCAATAAAAGAATCTAACTTCTCTCAGAAGCTCACTGTGGAAGTGTCAAGTACCCAGGTAGCAGAAACTTGTGAAAGCCTGGCGACTGCTCCTTTGTGTATCGAAGAGGAAGCAGAGGGTTCCAGAAAGGCTAGCGCTTCAGGAGACCAGTCAGACTCACATTCGAGTCTCCCCTTGCAGGAACAGAGCGTGGCAGCAGTAAAAGCAGATAAGGTTTGCAGAGGAACATCCAAAGCTGAGAACACAGAGATGTGGATCGAGGAAGGAGATACCCACAAAGATAGCTGGGCTGATTCAGGTTTAGGTCCCCCATGCCCTGAACACAGTACAGTAGTGGTAAAAGTGGATAAAGTTAGCAGAGACGCATCTCAGCAAAGTATACACACGTGCAGTAAGGGAGACAATAACCAGCAGGACAAGAGGCCAGATCCAAGTTCAGGTTGCCCACTGCAGGAACTAAATGTGACCGCAGTAGCAGCGGATAAAACTAGTGGAGGAGCATGTGCAGATAACGGTGTGCAGATGTGCATTAAGAAGGAGGAAGTTATCTGCCAGGACAGTGACAGGCAGGAAGAAATTCAGGTCTCCAGCTCCagtttggaaggaaaaatgcCTGTCCTGCAGAATAGGGAAACTGCTTGTGAAGTGGACCAAGGGCAGGAAGTTTCAGACAAAACCTGTGCAGAATTTACTGACCTACCTGCAGGGGACTGCCCAGATTCCCTCTTGAAAAGAAAGGTTTCAAATAT GGCTTGCATTTCTACAGGATGCTGTAGTTACTGTAGATAA
- the MRPS2 gene encoding 28S ribosomal protein S2, mitochondrial isoform X2, with protein MAVPRLLRAAAPRLLSTVAAPAAQPRAAGDKLLSEPLSHPDFFNVKELFSLKDLFDARVHLGHKKGCRHRFMEPYIFGCRLDQDIIDLDQTMQHLQLALNFTAHIAYRKGIILFVSRKRQFCHLVESTARDCGEYAHTRYWQGGLLTNAHIQFGSGVRLPDLLIFLSSLNNVFEPHVAIRDAAKMNIPTVGVVDTNCNPCLITYPVPGNDDSPTAMELYCKLFRMTIIRAKDKRRQNEAFAELQSKAEGNKP; from the exons ATGGCGGTGCCGCGGCTCCTGCGGGCAG cagccccgcgGCTCCTCAGCACCGTAGCGGCCcccgcagcccagccccgcG CTGCGGGTGACAAGCTGCTGTCCGAGCCTCTCAGCCACCCCGACTTCTTCAATGTGAAGGAGCTCTTCTCCCTGAAGGATCTCTTTGATGCTCGGGTGCACCTGGGGCACAAAAAGGGCTGTCGGCATAG GTTCATGGAGCCCTACATCTTCGGCTGCCGCCTGGATCAGGACATCATCGACTTGGATCAGACGATGCAGCACCTCCAGCTGGCCCTCAACTTCACCGCCCACATCGCCTACCGCAAGGGCATCATCCTCTTCGTCAGCCGCAAACGCCAGTTCTGCCACCTGGTCGAGAGCACAGCGAGGGACTGTGGGGAGTATGCCCACACCCGTTACTGGCAGGGCGGCCTCCTCACCAATGCCCATATCCAGTTCGGGTCTGGAGTCCGCCTGCCCGACCTCCTCATCTTCCTCAGCAGCCTCAACAATGTCTTTGAGCCCCACGTGGCCATCCGGGATGCTGCCAAGATGAACATCCCCACGGTGGGGGTGGTGGACACAAACTGCAACCCCTGTTTGATCACCTACCCAGTCCCTGGGAACGATGACAGCCCCACTGCCATGGAGCTCTACTGCAAGCTCTTCAGGATGACCATCATCCGCGCCAAAGACAAGAGGCGGCAGAATGAGGCCtttgctgagctgcagagcaaagcGGAGGGCAATAAGCCCTAG
- the MRPS2 gene encoding 28S ribosomal protein S2, mitochondrial isoform X1, which yields MAVPRLLRAGERVLAGPALRPPSVTRPPGDNLPAAPRLLSTVAAPAAQPRAAGDKLLSEPLSHPDFFNVKELFSLKDLFDARVHLGHKKGCRHRFMEPYIFGCRLDQDIIDLDQTMQHLQLALNFTAHIAYRKGIILFVSRKRQFCHLVESTARDCGEYAHTRYWQGGLLTNAHIQFGSGVRLPDLLIFLSSLNNVFEPHVAIRDAAKMNIPTVGVVDTNCNPCLITYPVPGNDDSPTAMELYCKLFRMTIIRAKDKRRQNEAFAELQSKAEGNKP from the exons ATGGCGGTGCCGCGGCTCCTGCGGGCAGGTGAGCGGGTCCTGGCCGGCCCGGCCCTCCGCCCTCCCTCGGTGACCCGCCCCCCCGGTGACAACCTCCCCG cagccccgcgGCTCCTCAGCACCGTAGCGGCCcccgcagcccagccccgcG CTGCGGGTGACAAGCTGCTGTCCGAGCCTCTCAGCCACCCCGACTTCTTCAATGTGAAGGAGCTCTTCTCCCTGAAGGATCTCTTTGATGCTCGGGTGCACCTGGGGCACAAAAAGGGCTGTCGGCATAG GTTCATGGAGCCCTACATCTTCGGCTGCCGCCTGGATCAGGACATCATCGACTTGGATCAGACGATGCAGCACCTCCAGCTGGCCCTCAACTTCACCGCCCACATCGCCTACCGCAAGGGCATCATCCTCTTCGTCAGCCGCAAACGCCAGTTCTGCCACCTGGTCGAGAGCACAGCGAGGGACTGTGGGGAGTATGCCCACACCCGTTACTGGCAGGGCGGCCTCCTCACCAATGCCCATATCCAGTTCGGGTCTGGAGTCCGCCTGCCCGACCTCCTCATCTTCCTCAGCAGCCTCAACAATGTCTTTGAGCCCCACGTGGCCATCCGGGATGCTGCCAAGATGAACATCCCCACGGTGGGGGTGGTGGACACAAACTGCAACCCCTGTTTGATCACCTACCCAGTCCCTGGGAACGATGACAGCCCCACTGCCATGGAGCTCTACTGCAAGCTCTTCAGGATGACCATCATCCGCGCCAAAGACAAGAGGCGGCAGAATGAGGCCtttgctgagctgcagagcaaagcGGAGGGCAATAAGCCCTAG
- the PIERCE1 gene encoding piercer of microtubule wall 1 protein — protein MAQPGPRTSELYRTSPGLPGRFQQPACFQGYGMPQPHPRYRTSSQAYGSKAPTVHEVPTSFHVTSHTFSKTLAQCGMYRNNGLNTSLEKSHVTGVGNFITAHDHLDFHPSYNASGPSHC, from the exons ATGGCACAGCCCGGCCCGCGCACCAGCGAGCTGTACCGCACCAGCCCCGGCCTGCCCGGCCGCTTCCAGCAGCCCGCCTGCTTCCAGGGCTACGG GATGCCACAGCCTCACCCCCGGTACCGGACCAGCAGCCAGGCGTACGGCAGCAAAGCCCCCACGGTGCACGAGGTGCCG ACCTCTTTCCACGTCACTTCGCACACCTTTTCCAAAACTCTGGCACAGTGTGGCATGTACAGAAACAACGGGCTCAACACCTCCCTGGAGAAAAGCCATGTCACTGGTGTGGGCAACTTCATCACCGCCCATGACCACCTCGATTTCCACCCCAGCTACAACGCCAGCGGCCCCTCGCACTGCTAG